One genomic window of Roseateles sp. DAIF2 includes the following:
- a CDS encoding enolase C-terminal domain-like protein codes for MSPSSPIVKTVRVIPVAGRDGMLMNLSGAHAPFFTRNLLVLTDSAGHTGVAEVPGGEAIRQTLEQAGELLSGQPVARWQALLQQVRDRFQGLDAGGRGLQTFDLRTTIHVLTAVECALLDLLGQHLGLPICELLGEGKQRDQVAMLGYLFFIGDAGKTDLPYVREDKAGGWQHQRHQTALTPEAIVAQAEAAQARYGFADFKLKGGVLAGEAEVEAVRALKRRFPEARITLDPNGGWFLRDAIRLLRDLGDVIAYAEDPCGAEEGFSGREVMAEFRRATGLSTATNMVATDWRQLAHAIQLQAVDIPLADPHFWTLSGAVRVAQTCRDHGLTWGSHSNNHFDVSLAMFTHAAAAAPGRLTAIDTHWIWQDGQYLTERPLRIVGGEVAVPSAPGLGVTLDMAAVERAHRLYLEHGLGARNDAMAMQYLIPGWRFDPKKPALVR; via the coding sequence ATGAGCCCTAGCAGCCCAATCGTCAAGACCGTTCGCGTGATCCCGGTGGCCGGGCGCGACGGCATGCTGATGAACCTGAGCGGCGCGCATGCGCCCTTCTTCACCCGCAACCTGCTGGTCCTCACCGACAGTGCCGGCCACACCGGCGTGGCCGAGGTGCCCGGCGGCGAGGCGATCCGCCAGACCCTGGAGCAGGCCGGCGAGCTGCTGAGCGGCCAGCCCGTCGCGCGCTGGCAGGCCCTGCTGCAGCAGGTGCGAGACCGGTTCCAGGGCCTGGACGCCGGCGGTCGCGGCCTGCAGACCTTCGACCTGCGCACCACCATCCATGTGCTGACCGCGGTCGAATGCGCGCTGCTGGACTTGCTGGGCCAGCATCTGGGCCTGCCCATCTGCGAGCTGCTGGGCGAGGGCAAGCAGCGCGACCAGGTCGCGATGCTGGGCTATCTGTTCTTCATCGGCGATGCCGGCAAGACCGATCTGCCCTATGTGCGCGAAGACAAGGCCGGCGGCTGGCAGCACCAGCGTCACCAGACGGCGCTGACGCCCGAGGCCATCGTGGCCCAGGCCGAGGCCGCGCAGGCGCGCTACGGCTTTGCGGACTTCAAGCTCAAGGGTGGCGTGCTGGCCGGCGAGGCCGAGGTCGAGGCGGTGCGGGCCCTGAAGCGACGCTTCCCCGAGGCTCGCATCACGCTGGACCCGAACGGCGGCTGGTTCTTGCGCGACGCGATCCGCCTGCTGCGCGACCTGGGCGATGTGATCGCCTATGCCGAGGATCCCTGCGGTGCCGAGGAGGGCTTCTCCGGCCGCGAGGTGATGGCCGAGTTCCGCCGCGCCACCGGCTTATCCACGGCCACCAATATGGTCGCGACCGACTGGCGCCAGCTGGCCCATGCCATCCAGCTGCAGGCGGTCGACATCCCGCTCGCCGACCCGCATTTCTGGACCCTCAGCGGCGCGGTGCGCGTGGCCCAGACCTGCCGCGACCATGGCCTGACCTGGGGCTCGCACAGCAACAACCATTTCGATGTCTCGCTGGCGATGTTCACCCACGCCGCCGCCGCGGCGCCGGGGCGCCTGACCGCGATCGACACGCATTGGATCTGGCAGGACGGCCAGTACCTGACCGAGCGGCCGCTGCGGATCGTCGGCGGCGAGGTGGCGGTGCCGAGCGCGCCGGGCCTGGGCGTCACGCTGGACATGGCCGCGGTGGAGCGCGCCCATCGCCTCTATCTCGAGCATGGCCTGGGGGCGCGCAACGACGCGATGGCGATGCAGTACCTGATCCCCGGCTGGCGCTTCGACCCCAAGAAGCCCGCCCTGGTGCGCTGA
- the garL gene encoding 2-dehydro-3-deoxyglucarate aldolase, producing the protein MPTPTTPYCPFPNSFRQRLLAGETLIGCWCSLANPISTEVLGVAGFDWLLLDGEHSPNEVSGFVPQLMALKDSVSAPVVRPSFNSQVEIKRLLDAGFYNFLIPFVESAEEARLAVAATRYPPQGVRGVSVAQRSNRYGTVPGYFQGINEQISVIVQIESRTGVAAVAEIAAVDGVDCVFIGPSDLAAGYGQLGNPLHPEVQAAMAEIFAACKAAGTAVGILAPVEADARRYLDMGASFVAVGSDLGVFRGATQALRDKYK; encoded by the coding sequence ATGCCCACGCCCACCACCCCCTACTGCCCCTTCCCGAACAGCTTCCGCCAGCGCCTGCTGGCGGGCGAGACGCTGATCGGGTGCTGGTGCTCCCTGGCCAATCCGATCAGCACCGAGGTGCTGGGCGTGGCCGGTTTCGACTGGCTGCTGCTGGACGGCGAGCATTCGCCCAACGAGGTCAGCGGCTTCGTGCCGCAGCTGATGGCGCTGAAGGACAGCGTCAGCGCGCCGGTGGTGCGGCCCTCGTTCAACAGCCAGGTCGAGATCAAGCGCCTGCTGGACGCCGGCTTCTACAACTTCCTGATCCCCTTTGTCGAGAGCGCCGAGGAGGCCCGGCTCGCCGTGGCCGCCACCCGCTACCCGCCGCAGGGCGTGCGCGGCGTCTCGGTTGCGCAGCGTAGCAACCGCTACGGCACGGTGCCCGGCTATTTCCAGGGCATCAACGAGCAGATCAGCGTGATCGTGCAGATCGAGAGCCGCACCGGCGTCGCCGCGGTGGCCGAGATCGCGGCGGTCGATGGTGTCGACTGCGTGTTCATCGGCCCCTCCGACCTGGCCGCCGGCTACGGCCAGCTGGGCAACCCGCTGCATCCCGAGGTGCAGGCGGCGATGGCCGAGATCTTTGCCGCCTGCAAGGCCGCCGGCACCGCGGTGGGCATCCTCGCTCCGGTCGAGGCCGACGCGCGCCGCTACCTGGACATGGGCGCCAGCTTCGTGGCGGTGGGCAGCGACCTTGGCGTGTTCCGCGGCGCCACGCAGGCCCTGCGCGACAAATACAAGTGA
- a CDS encoding DUF2938 domain-containing protein — protein MHETALLFHALPIGLGATLLMDLWVLLRRRLFGLPALDYALVGRWLLYLPRGRFCHRPITASAPLPGEGLVGWSAHYAIGIAFAALLPLFWGLDWIRTPTLAPALIVGLGSVAAPFLLMQPGMGAGLFARRLPRPWAARLQSLLTHGVFGLGLYAAAWLLSRAFGP, from the coding sequence ATGCATGAGACGGCCCTGCTGTTCCATGCGCTGCCGATCGGCCTGGGCGCGACCCTGCTGATGGACCTCTGGGTGCTGCTGCGCCGGCGCTTGTTCGGCCTGCCCGCGCTGGACTACGCGCTGGTCGGCCGCTGGCTGCTGTACCTGCCGCGCGGCCGCTTCTGCCACCGCCCGATCACCGCCTCGGCGCCGCTGCCGGGCGAGGGCCTGGTCGGCTGGAGCGCCCATTACGCGATCGGCATTGCCTTCGCGGCCCTGCTGCCGCTGTTCTGGGGTCTCGACTGGATCCGCACGCCAACCCTGGCGCCGGCCCTGATCGTCGGCCTGGGCAGCGTGGCCGCGCCTTTTCTGCTGATGCAGCCCGGCATGGGCGCCGGCCTGTTCGCGCGCCGCCTGCCGCGGCCCTGGGCCGCGCGGCTGCAGAGCCTGCTCACGCACGGCGTGTTCGGCCTCGGGCTCTATGCGGCGGCCTGGCTGCTGAGCCGGGCCTTCGGGCCCTGA
- a CDS encoding Crp/Fnr family transcriptional regulator, which translates to MSSSAYLDAPSSAYAAPALPLPGAADADWVEPAVWQALLGGARLEPGELAALQAMARLRRLPAGARVFGRGEPALVLVAVLEGSVGLGLARDEAAAPFHLERTLRGPAWVDLGSAWLGGGHGQDARALGPAQLAELPLGAMRLLMARQPAMQDRLLVALAQTVRALSAAAHDLMHKDAEKRLVAWLLQQAGGQSQLRLAERKRDIAAQLAITPETLSRMMRQLKTKGLIAVAGYTVQLLDPAGLLALAGTE; encoded by the coding sequence GTGAGTAGCAGCGCCTATCTCGATGCCCCGTCCTCCGCCTATGCCGCCCCGGCGCTGCCGCTGCCCGGCGCGGCCGACGCGGACTGGGTGGAGCCGGCGGTCTGGCAGGCGCTGCTGGGCGGCGCGCGGCTGGAGCCGGGCGAGCTGGCGGCGCTGCAGGCGATGGCGCGGCTGCGCCGCCTGCCGGCCGGCGCGCGCGTGTTCGGCCGCGGCGAGCCGGCTTTGGTCCTGGTGGCGGTGCTGGAAGGCTCGGTGGGCCTGGGACTGGCGCGCGACGAGGCGGCCGCGCCCTTCCACCTGGAGCGCACCCTGCGCGGGCCGGCCTGGGTCGACCTGGGCAGCGCCTGGCTGGGCGGCGGCCATGGCCAGGACGCCCGCGCCCTGGGGCCGGCGCAGCTGGCCGAGCTGCCGCTGGGCGCGATGCGCCTGCTGATGGCGCGCCAGCCGGCGATGCAGGACCGCCTGCTGGTGGCGCTGGCGCAGACGGTGCGGGCGCTGTCGGCCGCCGCCCATGACCTGATGCACAAGGACGCCGAGAAGCGCCTGGTGGCCTGGCTGCTGCAGCAGGCCGGCGGCCAGTCGCAGCTGCGCCTGGCCGAGCGCAAGCGCGACATCGCCGCCCAGCTGGCGATCACGCCCGAGACCCTGTCGCGCATGATGCGCCAGCTCAAGACCAAGGGCCTGATCGCGGTGGCCGGCTATACCGTGCAGCTGCTGGACCCGGCCGGGCTGCTGGCGCTGGCCGGGACCGAGTAA
- a CDS encoding tripartite tricarboxylate transporter substrate binding protein: MLALAQAWPSKPLRIIVPYTPGGTSDIIARAISQPLSDALKQTVVVENKAGASGNLGADFVAKANDGHTMLLCDVTALAISPSVYTKLPFDPSKDLKGAAMLAYSPHMLVVHPSVPANNLKELVALSRSGKIDFAVTAMGSAPHVAGLAVASLTGAKWEYIPYKGGSQAVTDTIAGQTQVLMNGMLATLPHVQAGKLKVLGVSKSSRVPLLPNVPTLAEQGATGFESGTWQGVLVPATMPPAAVAKLSAELIRIIRSPEIRARLTAQGAEVSTMVPTEFTPFFDKERRNWAAVVAKNNIKLD, encoded by the coding sequence ATGCTGGCCCTGGCCCAGGCCTGGCCCAGCAAGCCGCTGCGCATCATCGTGCCCTACACGCCGGGCGGCACCTCGGACATCATCGCCCGCGCGATCAGCCAGCCGCTGTCGGATGCGCTGAAGCAGACCGTGGTGGTCGAGAACAAGGCCGGTGCCAGCGGCAATCTTGGCGCGGACTTCGTCGCCAAGGCCAATGACGGCCACACCATGCTGCTGTGCGATGTCACCGCGCTGGCGATCAGCCCCTCGGTCTACACCAAGCTGCCCTTCGACCCGAGCAAGGACCTGAAGGGCGCGGCGATGCTGGCCTACTCGCCGCATATGCTGGTGGTGCACCCTTCTGTGCCGGCCAACAACCTGAAGGAGCTGGTGGCCCTGTCCAGGAGCGGCAAGATCGATTTCGCGGTCACCGCGATGGGCAGCGCGCCCCATGTGGCCGGCCTGGCCGTCGCCTCGCTGACCGGCGCCAAGTGGGAATACATCCCCTACAAGGGCGGCTCGCAGGCGGTGACCGACACCATCGCCGGCCAGACCCAGGTGCTGATGAACGGCATGCTCGCGACCCTGCCGCATGTGCAGGCCGGCAAGCTGAAGGTGCTGGGCGTCTCCAAGTCCAGCCGCGTGCCGCTGCTGCCCAACGTACCGACCCTGGCGGAGCAGGGCGCCACCGGTTTCGAGTCCGGCACCTGGCAGGGCGTGCTGGTGCCCGCCACCATGCCACCGGCCGCGGTGGCCAAGCTCTCGGCCGAGCTGATCCGCATCATCCGCAGCCCCGAGATCCGTGCCCGCCTGACGGCCCAGGGCGCCGAGGTGTCCACGATGGTCCCGACCGAGTTCACGCCCTTCTTCGACAAGGAGCGCCGGAACTGGGCCGCGGTGGTAGCCAAGAACAACATCAAGCTCGACTGA
- a CDS encoding M48 family metallopeptidase — MDYSDYVHLVRTHEQASQDDPRAYRRRVLGFALLGYAAVFLLALLALGVLAWIGWMAAQDRLRGWMFWPALASLGLLWATLVGMRVPFTEPEGQRLAAGDAPELFAGLDRIRSKVKGPALHAVIINGDFNAAIVQQPQWLGLAHRNYLIIGWPLLAALEPRRLYAVIAHEYGHLRGDHGKLSAWIYRSRRAWSALSERYRESESVVSLALAGFVRWYFPRFDALSFALARQDEYEADRVSARLFGADVAGQTLQEVAVKGRLYAEDFWRLWWRLARLENGRPAPHAQMANALQHVVKPERVQQGLRQELRQLPDLNDTHPVLKDRLAALGQSSGLGELSGSSSLNLLGSARSRIGAALDAQWWQGAKQDWAKHGERLRALHADLKVFRARSSVGEELSVEELLRWAEAMEALSDTDPSPLLELALQQAPQHERVLLWLTRLHAPLGQGEARVGAWLDQLYQQHPQHAWRAASLAQQWLDACTAAGQVPPAELRRLWRERLNGSEQREKQSWERFAATPCWERPLPVQLDEPVLRELRGLLLRERDVRGAWLGCQDIITVQPIRPHYTLWLQCRPGLGQAAGEALAQQIYEAMELPGRYRVVVLGLHVEKDKLEQASQLLPLVQRR; from the coding sequence ATGGATTATTCCGACTATGTGCACCTGGTGCGCACGCATGAGCAGGCCAGCCAGGACGACCCGCGGGCCTACCGCCGGCGCGTGCTCGGCTTCGCGCTGCTGGGCTATGCGGCCGTCTTCCTGCTGGCCCTGCTGGCGCTGGGCGTGCTGGCCTGGATCGGCTGGATGGCGGCGCAGGACCGTTTGCGCGGCTGGATGTTCTGGCCCGCGCTGGCCAGCCTGGGCCTGCTGTGGGCGACCCTGGTCGGCATGCGCGTGCCCTTCACCGAACCCGAGGGCCAGCGCCTGGCGGCCGGCGATGCGCCGGAGCTGTTCGCCGGCCTGGACCGCATCCGCAGCAAGGTCAAGGGGCCGGCCCTGCATGCGGTGATCATCAACGGCGACTTCAATGCCGCGATCGTGCAGCAGCCGCAATGGCTGGGCCTGGCGCACCGCAACTACCTGATCATCGGCTGGCCGCTGCTGGCGGCGCTGGAGCCGCGCCGGCTGTATGCGGTGATCGCGCATGAATACGGCCATCTGCGCGGCGACCACGGCAAGCTCTCGGCCTGGATCTACCGCAGCCGGCGCGCCTGGAGCGCGCTCAGCGAGCGCTACCGCGAATCGGAGTCGGTCGTCAGCCTGGCGTTGGCGGGTTTCGTGCGCTGGTATTTCCCGCGCTTCGACGCGCTCAGCTTCGCGCTGGCGCGTCAGGACGAGTACGAGGCCGACCGCGTCTCGGCGCGCCTGTTCGGCGCCGACGTGGCGGGCCAGACCCTGCAGGAGGTGGCGGTCAAGGGCCGGCTCTACGCCGAGGATTTCTGGCGTCTGTGGTGGCGCCTGGCGCGGCTGGAGAACGGTCGCCCGGCGCCGCATGCGCAGATGGCCAATGCGCTGCAGCATGTGGTCAAGCCGGAGCGGGTGCAGCAGGGCCTGCGCCAGGAGCTGCGCCAGTTGCCGGACCTGAACGACACCCATCCGGTGCTGAAGGACCGGCTGGCGGCGCTGGGCCAGAGCAGCGGGCTGGGCGAGCTCTCCGGCAGCAGCTCGCTGAACCTGCTGGGCAGCGCGCGCTCGCGCATCGGTGCCGCGCTCGACGCTCAATGGTGGCAGGGTGCCAAGCAGGACTGGGCCAAGCATGGCGAGCGCCTGCGCGCCCTGCATGCCGACCTGAAGGTGTTCCGCGCGCGCAGCAGCGTCGGCGAGGAGCTGAGCGTCGAGGAGTTGCTGCGCTGGGCCGAGGCGATGGAGGCGCTGAGCGACACCGACCCGAGCCCGCTGCTGGAGCTGGCGCTGCAGCAGGCGCCGCAGCATGAGCGGGTGCTGCTGTGGTTGACCCGCCTGCATGCGCCGCTGGGCCAGGGCGAGGCGCGCGTCGGCGCCTGGCTGGACCAGCTGTATCAGCAGCATCCGCAGCATGCCTGGCGCGCCGCCAGCCTGGCCCAGCAATGGCTGGACGCCTGCACCGCCGCCGGCCAGGTGCCGCCGGCCGAGCTGCGCCGGCTGTGGCGCGAGCGCCTGAACGGCAGCGAGCAGCGCGAGAAGCAATCCTGGGAGCGGTTCGCCGCCACGCCCTGCTGGGAACGGCCGCTGCCGGTGCAGCTGGACGAACCGGTGCTGCGCGAGCTGCGCGGCCTGCTGCTGCGCGAGCGCGATGTGCGCGGCGCCTGGCTGGGCTGCCAGGACATCATCACGGTGCAGCCGATCCGGCCGCATTACACCCTGTGGCTGCAATGCCGGCCCGGCCTGGGCCAGGCCGCCGGCGAGGCGCTGGCCCAGCAGATCTACGAGGCGATGGAGCTGCCCGGCCGCTACCGCGTCGTGGTGCTGGGCCTGCATGTCGAGAAGGACAAGCTGGAGCAGGCCTCGCAGCTGCTGCCGCTGGTGCAGCGGCGCTGA
- a CDS encoding 2-hydroxy-3-oxopropionate reductase — MSSEKKYKIGFIGLGIMGAPMAARLAAGGHPLFVHTRSAVREEVKAAGLVTVCASATEVARQAEVIFTMLPDTPDVEKVLFGEGGIAAGLAKGKTVVDMSSIAPLATKDFAARIEALGCDWLDAPVSGGEVGAKAGTLTIMVGGRQAVFERIKLLFELMGKNITLVGGASAGQTCKVANQIIVALNIAAVGEALVFASKAGADPAKVREALMGGFAASRILEVHGERMIKRTFKPGFRIQLHQKDLNLALQSAKALNLALPGTANAAQLMQACAARGDEQLDHSALVRALELLGNHELGQSA, encoded by the coding sequence ATGAGCAGCGAGAAGAAGTACAAGATCGGTTTCATCGGCCTGGGCATCATGGGCGCGCCGATGGCGGCGCGGCTGGCGGCCGGCGGGCACCCGCTCTTCGTGCACACGCGCAGCGCGGTGCGCGAGGAGGTCAAGGCCGCCGGCCTTGTCACCGTCTGCGCCAGCGCGACCGAGGTCGCGCGGCAGGCCGAGGTGATCTTCACGATGCTGCCGGACACGCCGGACGTCGAGAAGGTGCTGTTCGGCGAGGGCGGCATCGCGGCGGGTCTTGCCAAGGGCAAGACCGTCGTCGACATGAGCTCGATCGCCCCGCTCGCCACCAAGGACTTCGCCGCGCGCATCGAGGCGCTGGGCTGCGACTGGCTGGACGCGCCGGTCTCCGGCGGCGAGGTCGGCGCCAAGGCCGGCACCCTGACCATCATGGTCGGCGGCCGGCAGGCCGTGTTCGAGCGCATCAAGCTGCTGTTCGAGCTGATGGGCAAGAACATCACGCTGGTGGGCGGCGCTTCGGCCGGCCAGACCTGCAAGGTGGCGAATCAGATCATCGTGGCGCTGAACATCGCGGCGGTCGGCGAGGCCCTGGTGTTTGCCTCCAAGGCCGGCGCCGATCCGGCCAAGGTGCGCGAGGCGCTGATGGGCGGCTTCGCGGCCAGCCGCATCCTCGAGGTGCATGGCGAGCGCATGATCAAGCGCACGTTCAAGCCGGGCTTTCGCATCCAGCTGCACCAGAAGGACCTGAACCTGGCGCTGCAGAGCGCGAAGGCGCTGAACCTGGCGCTGCCCGGCACCGCCAACGCGGCCCAGCTGATGCAGGCCTGCGCGGCCCGGGGGGACGAGCAGCTGGACCATTCGGCCCTGGTGCGCGCGCTGGAGCTGTTGGGCAATCACGAGCTGGGACAGTCCGCATAA
- a CDS encoding glycerate kinase: protein MTQDPRALLRHLYDVAVARALPDRVLAQHLPPPPKGRTLVLGAGKAGGAMARALEAAWPREARLSGLVITRYGHNPPGYAPERLEVVEAAHPVPDEAGRLAAERMLAMTAGLTADDLVICLISGGGSALLSLPAPGLTLEDKQAINRALLKSGAAIGEMNCVRKHLSAIKGGRLAAACAPAQVLTLLISDVPGDDPAVIASGPTVADASSCTDALAICRRYGIELPPAALAGLESGAFETPKPGDPRLAGQRLVMLATPQQSLEAAAAAARALGIEAHILSDEMEGESREVGKVQAALARAVARRDAPFSKPCVILSGGETTVTVKAKGGRGGRATEFLLGAAIALQGEPGVHLLAADTDGIDGIEDNAGAIVTPTTLARAAALGLNAQRELDANNAYGFFAPLGDLVSPGPTFTNVNDFRALLIL, encoded by the coding sequence ATGACGCAAGACCCTCGCGCGCTGCTGCGCCATCTCTACGACGTGGCGGTGGCCCGCGCGCTGCCCGACCGGGTGCTGGCGCAACACCTGCCCCCGCCGCCCAAAGGCCGCACCCTGGTGCTGGGCGCCGGCAAGGCCGGCGGTGCGATGGCCCGGGCGCTGGAGGCGGCCTGGCCGCGCGAGGCGCGGCTGTCGGGCCTGGTCATCACGCGCTACGGCCATAACCCGCCCGGTTACGCCCCCGAGCGGCTGGAGGTGGTCGAGGCCGCGCATCCGGTGCCGGACGAGGCGGGCCGGCTCGCCGCCGAGCGCATGTTGGCGATGACCGCAGGGCTGACGGCGGACGACCTGGTGATCTGCCTGATCTCCGGTGGCGGCTCGGCCCTCTTGAGCCTGCCGGCGCCGGGGTTGACGCTGGAGGACAAGCAGGCGATCAACCGCGCGCTCTTGAAGAGCGGCGCGGCGATCGGCGAGATGAACTGCGTGCGCAAGCATCTGTCGGCGATCAAGGGCGGCCGCCTGGCCGCGGCCTGCGCGCCGGCGCAAGTCCTGACCCTGCTGATCAGCGACGTGCCGGGCGACGATCCGGCGGTGATTGCTTCCGGCCCGACGGTGGCCGACGCGAGCAGTTGCACCGACGCGCTGGCGATCTGCCGGCGTTACGGCATCGAGCTGCCGCCGGCGGCGCTGGCCGGCCTGGAGTCGGGCGCCTTCGAGACGCCCAAGCCCGGCGACCCGCGCCTGGCCGGTCAGCGCCTGGTGATGCTGGCCACGCCGCAGCAGAGCCTGGAGGCCGCCGCCGCGGCCGCGCGCGCGCTGGGCATCGAGGCCCATATCCTCAGCGACGAGATGGAGGGCGAATCGCGCGAGGTCGGCAAGGTGCAGGCCGCGCTGGCGCGCGCGGTGGCGCGCCGCGATGCGCCGTTCAGCAAACCCTGCGTGATCCTGTCGGGTGGCGAGACCACCGTGACGGTGAAAGCCAAGGGCGGCCGGGGCGGCCGCGCCACCGAGTTCCTGCTCGGCGCCGCGATCGCGCTGCAGGGCGAGCCGGGCGTGCATCTGCTGGCGGCCGACACCGACGGCATCGACGGCATCGAGGACAACGCCGGCGCGATCGTCACGCCGACCACGCTGGCGCGCGCCGCCGCGCTGGGCCTGAACGCGCAGCGCGAGCTGGACGCCAACAATGCCTACGGCTTCTTCGCGCCGCTGGGCGACCTGGTTTCGCCCGGGCCGACCTTCACCAATGTCAACGACTTCCGGGCGCTGCTGATCCTGTGA
- a CDS encoding peptidoglycan recognition family protein translates to MTPPLSPLLRRLALLAAAIGLAACAGPRPAQDLTPPAIIAVEAWGGNAPAEPPARPQRISHITLHHQGETWTEGADVAAYLRRLQQWSRLSKRWADIPYHYVIAPDGRIYAARPENRAGDTNTGYDPTGHALVMVLGNFEEVKPNAAQLRAVVDLMASLAATHGLAPDRIGAHKDYSAGTVCPGANLYPYVQSGWLRRAVAARLAGSRELPPLL, encoded by the coding sequence ATGACCCCGCCCCTCTCCCCTCTGTTGCGGCGGCTGGCCCTGCTGGCCGCCGCCATCGGACTGGCTGCCTGCGCCGGCCCGCGGCCCGCGCAAGACCTGACCCCACCCGCGATCATCGCCGTCGAGGCCTGGGGCGGCAACGCCCCGGCCGAGCCGCCGGCGCGGCCGCAGCGCATCAGCCACATCACCCTGCACCACCAGGGCGAGACCTGGACCGAGGGCGCCGATGTGGCGGCCTATCTGCGCCGGCTGCAGCAATGGTCGCGCCTGAGCAAGCGCTGGGCCGACATCCCCTATCACTATGTGATCGCGCCGGACGGCCGCATCTACGCGGCGCGGCCCGAGAACCGGGCCGGCGACACCAACACCGGCTACGACCCGACCGGCCATGCGCTGGTCATGGTGCTGGGCAACTTCGAGGAGGTGAAGCCCAATGCCGCGCAGCTGCGCGCCGTGGTCGATCTGATGGCCAGCCTGGCCGCCACCCATGGCCTGGCGCCCGACCGCATCGGCGCGCACAAGGACTACAGCGCCGGGACCGTCTGCCCGGGCGCGAACCTTTATCCCTATGTCCAGAGCGGCTGGCTGCGGCGCGCGGTGGCCGCGCGCCTGGCCGGCAGCCGGGAGCTGCCGCCGCTGCTGTGA
- a CDS encoding HDOD domain-containing protein: MLAAAEKFFQSPNALPTMPEVASRLLRSFDDDNISMATLAELIGKDPGLAAKVLRLANSARYSPSHQIATLQDAAVTLGMETLRNLSLATCLAGAFPAVRGLDRARFWRHSVTTAAYAQLLSRVLQMNADTAYLAGLMLRTGQLMMALAQPEVVADVEAHAEEPGSRYSLEQHRFDCTHADVTASLAQHWHFPAALVTAFEDAPAPLEHSPFSLLAAVLHLAEVLADAAAHHDRPSEALRQAVPELVEHLHLDLDYLDARLAAAGDVAGEVELMLH; this comes from the coding sequence ATGCTCGCTGCTGCCGAGAAATTCTTCCAGAGCCCGAACGCCCTGCCGACGATGCCGGAGGTTGCCAGCCGTCTGCTGCGCAGCTTCGACGACGACAACATCAGCATGGCCACCCTGGCCGAGCTGATCGGCAAGGACCCGGGCCTGGCGGCCAAGGTGCTGCGCCTGGCCAACTCGGCGCGCTACAGCCCCTCGCACCAGATCGCGACCCTGCAGGATGCCGCGGTGACCCTGGGCATGGAGACCCTGCGCAATCTGTCGCTGGCCACCTGCCTGGCCGGCGCCTTTCCGGCGGTGCGCGGCCTGGACCGTGCGCGCTTCTGGCGCCACAGCGTGACCACCGCCGCCTATGCCCAACTGCTCAGCCGCGTGCTGCAGATGAATGCCGACACCGCCTACCTGGCCGGCCTGATGCTGCGCACCGGCCAGCTGATGATGGCGCTGGCTCAGCCCGAGGTGGTGGCCGATGTCGAGGCCCATGCCGAGGAGCCCGGCAGCCGCTACTCGCTGGAGCAGCACCGCTTTGACTGCACCCATGCCGATGTCACCGCCTCGCTGGCCCAGCATTGGCATTTCCCGGCCGCCCTGGTGACCGCCTTCGAGGACGCCCCTGCGCCGCTGGAGCACAGCCCCTTCTCGCTGCTGGCCGCGGTGCTGCACCTGGCCGAGGTGCTGGCCGATGCGGCCGCCCATCATGACCGCCCCTCGGAGGCGCTGCGCCAGGCGGTGCCGGAGCTGGTCGAGCACCTGCACCTGGACCTGGACTACCTGGATGCCCGGCTCGCCGCGGCCGGCGACGTGGCCGGCGAGGTGGAGCTGATGCTGCACTGA
- a CDS encoding hemerythrin domain-containing protein translates to MSSIRFSPPPTTPLQPGGSYAAPFELLAACHERVVRSLDLLERLLVHLERQGGVADATARDAAADVRRYFGLAAPLHHQDEERHLFPALEAGGDAAAAALCTRLREQHREMAELWGPLDAALAALDDLPRLRRLTARFLVLQRGHLRSEDEGLFPAAAALLDAQAQRAMGLEMAARRGLELTGSAAPGSR, encoded by the coding sequence ATGTCGTCGATCCGTTTCTCCCCGCCCCCGACCACCCCGCTCCAGCCCGGCGGCAGCTATGCCGCGCCCTTCGAGCTGCTGGCCGCCTGCCATGAGCGGGTGGTGCGCAGCCTGGACCTGCTGGAGCGGCTGCTGGTGCATCTGGAGCGGCAGGGCGGCGTCGCCGATGCCACCGCGCGCGATGCCGCGGCCGATGTGCGGCGCTATTTCGGCCTCGCCGCGCCGCTGCACCATCAGGACGAGGAGCGGCATCTGTTCCCGGCGTTGGAGGCCGGCGGCGACGCCGCGGCCGCCGCGCTGTGCACGCGGCTGCGCGAGCAGCACCGCGAGATGGCGGAACTGTGGGGGCCTCTCGACGCGGCGCTGGCCGCGCTGGACGATCTGCCGCGGCTGCGCCGGCTGACGGCCCGCTTCCTGGTGCTGCAGCGCGGCCATCTGCGCAGCGAGGACGAGGGCCTGTTCCCCGCCGCCGCCGCGCTGCTGGACGCCCAGGCGCAGCGCGCGATGGGCCTTGAGATGGCCGCACGCCGCGGCCTGGAGCTCACAGGATCAGCAGCGCCCGGAAGTCGTTGA